ATCTTTAGCAAGAGCACGTGTTGCATGTGTCACGCAATCGAGAGGCTATTTTACGAGCAAGGAGCGAGCCCGGAGATTCACGAGCTCGATCGGGAGTTAAGAGGGAAGGAAATGGAGATGGCTCTCTCGAGGTTGGGTTGCAGCCCCGCCGTGCCCGTGGTGTTCATCGGCGGAAAGTTCATCGGCTCCGCCAACACCGTGATGACGCTTCATCTCAATGGCTCCCTAAAAAAATTGCTAAAGGAAGCTGGAGCTA
This region of Cucurbita pepo subsp. pepo cultivar mu-cu-16 unplaced genomic scaffold, ASM280686v2 Cp4.1_scaffold012479, whole genome shotgun sequence genomic DNA includes:
- the LOC111787356 gene encoding monothiol glutaredoxin-S10-like encodes the protein FSKSTCCMCHAIERLFYEQGASPEIHELDRELRGKEMEMALSRLGCSPAVPVVFIGGKFIGSANTVMTLHLNGSLKKLLKEAGAIWL